The Mucilaginibacter yixingensis genome window below encodes:
- the murC gene encoding UDP-N-acetylmuramate--L-alanine ligase encodes MKVHFIAVGGSAMHNLAIALHNKGFEVTGSDDVLFEPSRSRLAKYGILPEQDGWYPEKITAHLDAVILGMHARIDNPELLKAQELGLKIYSYPEYIYEQSKDKLRVVIGGSHGKTTITSIILHVLQVVGKDFDYLVGAQLAGFETMVKLTNEAPVIVIEGDEYLASPIDRRPKFHLYQANIGVISGIAWDHINVFPTFDSYVEQFRIFVQTIRPQGKLVWCEQDEVLRDVVAQDQSGVEKIGYDLPDHRIENGVTVINYNGHEYPLAVFGQHNLLNIEAARNVCEQLGITASDFYQAVTTFKGAARRLELLGKNDHAAVYKDFAHSPSKLSATIQAVKAQFPERKLVACIELHTFSSLNKDFLSQYAGTMDEADEPIVFIHHKTFEQKKMEPYDADAVKAAFVNKGLQFFDDPAHLLVYLKEQSWRDKNLLMMSSGNFGGLDLNVLSAEIIN; translated from the coding sequence GATGTGCTGTTTGAGCCTTCGCGCTCGCGCTTGGCCAAGTATGGCATTTTGCCTGAGCAGGATGGCTGGTATCCCGAAAAGATTACTGCCCATCTGGACGCCGTAATTTTAGGCATGCATGCCCGTATTGATAATCCTGAACTGCTGAAAGCACAGGAGCTGGGCCTGAAGATCTACTCTTATCCTGAATACATCTACGAGCAATCTAAAGATAAACTGCGTGTGGTAATTGGCGGTAGCCATGGTAAAACCACCATTACCTCCATCATTCTGCATGTATTGCAGGTGGTAGGCAAAGACTTTGACTACCTGGTTGGCGCACAACTGGCTGGTTTTGAAACGATGGTGAAGCTGACCAACGAGGCGCCTGTTATTGTAATAGAGGGCGATGAGTACCTGGCTTCGCCGATTGACAGGAGGCCGAAGTTTCATTTGTACCAGGCCAACATCGGTGTTATTAGCGGTATTGCGTGGGATCATATCAATGTGTTCCCTACGTTTGACAGCTATGTAGAGCAGTTCAGAATCTTTGTGCAGACCATCCGCCCGCAAGGTAAACTGGTGTGGTGCGAGCAGGACGAAGTGCTGCGCGATGTAGTGGCTCAGGATCAATCAGGTGTAGAAAAGATAGGTTATGACCTGCCAGATCACCGTATAGAAAACGGTGTGACGGTGATTAACTATAATGGCCATGAGTATCCGTTAGCGGTATTTGGTCAGCATAATTTATTGAATATAGAGGCCGCCCGCAATGTTTGCGAGCAGTTGGGTATTACTGCATCCGATTTTTATCAGGCAGTAACCACCTTTAAAGGCGCGGCCCGCAGATTGGAATTGCTTGGCAAAAACGATCATGCCGCCGTTTATAAAGATTTTGCCCATTCGCCATCAAAACTGAGCGCTACTATACAGGCCGTAAAAGCACAGTTCCCGGAACGGAAGCTGGTGGCTTGTATTGAGCTGCACACGTTTAGCAGCTTGAATAAAGATTTTTTAAGTCAGTATGCGGGCACCATGGATGAGGCCGATGAGCCTATTGTATTCATCCATCACAAAACTTTTGAGCAAAAAAAGATGGAACCTTATGATGCAGATGCTGTAAAAGCAGCTTTTGTAAATAAAGGGTTGCAGTTTTTTGATGATCCTGCACATTTGTTAGTATATTTAAAGGAACAGAGCTGGCGGGACAAAAATTTACTGATGATGAGCTCTGGCAATTTTGGCGGGTTAGACTTAAATGTACTTTCTGCTGAAATAATCAACTAA